A region from the Aegilops tauschii subsp. strangulata cultivar AL8/78 chromosome 5, Aet v6.0, whole genome shotgun sequence genome encodes:
- the LOC109744252 gene encoding MEIOTIC F-BOX protein MOF-like, translating into MLGAAEPKRPCHADDGGAGDAGDDRLSALPDDLLRAILSRLKARQTVQTCALAARWRHLWRAVPCLDINERDFTTNLLRGHEFTLLEDFRLHGATVTIGDHWLRHEIGRDAWPRGLRRLRLSNVELQLADLASHISSSRCPALEEARLEKCWFLLTSNIKIASSSLKKLVVHGEYIMDEFEVFKLVIDAPALVSLRLGEELHHIVDPTEPHTVPSLVDASFHLRWIQEDLLFNEGHENLPLLKFKNLRTLFLGVCRISDDFLGLQQYLWNSPNLQRLTMRHCKVLDFQPTKEVMERHQSYSKDLEHFKCKKLRLCDSDPSVHLLVKLHV; encoded by the exons ATGCTTGGCGCCGCCGAGCCGAAGCGTCCGTGCCATGCGGACGACGGCGGCGCCGGTGATGCGGGCGATGACCGTCTGAGCGCGCTGCCGGATGATCTCCTCCGGGCCATCCTGTCGCGCCTCAAGGCCCGGCAGACGGTGCAGACGTGCGCGCTCGCCGCGCGGTGGCGGCACCTCTGGCGCGCCGTGCCGTGCCTCGACATCAACGAGCGGGACTTCACGACCAACCTCCTGCGCGGCCATGAGTTCACGCTCCTGGAGGACTTCCGGCTGCACGGGGCCACCGTTACCATCGGGGATCATTGGCTCCGCCACGAGATAGGTCGAGATGCATGGCCTCGCGGGCTCAGAAGGTTGCGTCTTTCAAACGTGGAATTGCAACTGGCAGATCTCGCGAGCCACATCAGCAGCTCCCGCTGCCCTGCTCTGGAGGAGGCGCGGCTGGAAAAATGCTGGTTCTTGCTCACCAGCAATATCAAGATCGCCTCCTCCTCGCTCAAGAAACTGGTCGTCCATGGCGAGTACATCATGGACGAATTTGAAGTTTTCAAGTTGGTTATAGACGCCCCTGCTCTTGTTTCTCTCCGCCTCGGTGAGGAGCTCCATCACATTGTTGACCCAACCGAACCACATACCGTGCCGTCTCTTGTCGATGCGTCGTTTCATCTGCGCTGGATCCAGGAGGAC TTGTTATTCAATGAGGGTCATGAGAATCTTCCTCTACTCAAGTTTAAGAACCTGAGAACCTTGTTCCTGGGTGTGTGCCGTATCAGCGATGACTTCCTCGGGCTACAGCAATACCTGTGGAACTCACCTAACCTGCAGAGGCTCACCATGCGCCATTGCAAG GTCTTGGATTTCCAACCTACAAAGGAGGTGATGGAACGCCACCAATCATATTCTAAGGACCTGGAGCATTTCAAGTGCAAGAAGCTTAGGCTTTGTGACAGTGATCCTTCTGTCCATCTATTGGTCAA GTTGCATGTCTAA